The Drosophila suzukii unplaced genomic scaffold, CBGP_Dsuzu_IsoJpt1.0 scf_14, whole genome shotgun sequence genome window below encodes:
- the LOC136116621 gene encoding uncharacterized protein yields MDKNLSVNVFTCEYDGLRALFRARLSEWKKETFGAQAETEHSSTPSTSLQTTFVNISKSKVLNKDLVLLLQETSKGNSIIEHYRKNKKLTDFHRYGLIDIIIEEVIFSQTVLKDWQFNQLFQEICESFPCESQLKDFYYIPRKNRNNAAGRLFSRYKSKCYKKRKLQASSSPSRPCFPNLDSLIEVDPIICIAYKAALNRDGDDWAGVIDKWRKTYHSRQKDLKTKGSLEFLTEWSKFAHPKADELIKIDFDILYPSKGNLLFAKWSFFKKHIEAHYKKITNAYCKNLFLSGSSTENIDAQDYIYAILLVAILPSTTRFPSESGKRTKKATILDAQESLVLCLPTLNDYQRQMEAVINKYYNAGQSLQPFIIVEGLTPDEIRGFYISFNKVLLKCGSIIECLDVCFKIFQVLGLQYPQACYNVWLFFQTFFYEITTEHDKKSVSLISLVNTFNDIQK; encoded by the exons ATGGATAAAAATTTAAGTGTGAACGTTTTTACGTGCGAGTACGACG GTCTTAGGGCTCTTTTCAGAGCACGGCTTTCTGAATGGAAAAAGGAGACG TTTGGAGCTCAAGCAGAGACAGAGCATAGTTCTACTCCAAGTACATCCCTACAAACAACATTTGTGAACATTTCGAAATCAAAAGTTCTTAATAAG GACTTGGTCTTATTATTACAAGAAACATCAAAAGGGAATTCAATTATTGAGCACTATAGgaaaaataagaaattaaCGGACTTTCATAGATATGGCTTGATTGACATTATTATAGAAGAAGTCATTTTCTCTCAGACAGTGCTTAAGGATTGGCAGTTTAACCAATTATTTCAAGAAATTTGTGAATCATTTCCATGCGAAAGTCAACTGAAA GATTTTTATTACATTCCAAGGAAGAACAGAAATAATGCTGCGGGGCGGTTGTTTTCCCGGTACAAAAGCAAGTGCTACAAAAAACGTAAGCTCCAAGCTTCTTCGTCTCCGTCGAGGCCTTGCTTTCCTAATTTGGACTCACTTATTGAAGTAGATCCAATAATTTGTATTGCTTACAAGGCCGCTCTTAATCGAGACGGAGACGATTGGGCTGGAGTCATTGATAAATGGCGAAAGACTTATCACTCTCGTCAGAAGGATTTGAAGACAAAGGGCAGCTTGGAGTTTTTAACAGAATGGTCAAAATTTGCTCATCCGAAAGCTGACGAACTG ATCAAAATTGATTTTGATATTCTCTACCCTTCGAAGGGAAACCTACTTTTCGCAAAGTGGTCATTTTTCAAGAAGCATATCGAAGctcattataaaaaaattacgAATGCTTACTGCAAAAATCTATTCCTTTCTGGCTCGTCAACTGAAAATATAG ATGCTCAGGACTACATTTACGCCATTCTTTTAGTAGCCATATTGCCTTCGACTACTAGGTTTCCATCTGAATCTGGAAAAAGGACGAAGAAAGCAACCATACTCGACGCTCAAGAGAGTCTGGTTTTATGTTTGCCAACTCTAAACGACTACCAGAGGCAAATGGAGGCAGTGATCAACAAATATTATAACGCTGGTCAAAGTCTGCAACCATTCATTATCGTCGAAGGACTAACTCCAGATGAAATCCGTGGATTCTACATCAGCTTTAACAAGGTCCTGCTAAAATGTGGGTCTATTATTGAGTGTCTAGACGTATGTTTTAAAATCTTTCAAGTCTTAGGGCTACAATATCCACAAGCTTGTTACAATGTTTGGTTATTTTTTCAAACctttttttatgaaataaCCACTGAACACGACAAAAAATCTGTCAGTCTAATCAGCCTTGTTAATACTTTCAACGACATTCAGAAGTAA